A stretch of the Streptomyces ortus genome encodes the following:
- a CDS encoding ABC transporter ATP-binding protein, with product MPTTPAPAEGTDETRPAESRSAVRSLLRLWPYVKPVRGRLAVAAVVAVVASCTGLVIPLVLKWIVDGPVADRSTGGVWLGALYLLLLGVAEAVLFGLRRWLVARPLAGVEASMRADLYRHLQRLPIAFHDRWPSGQLLSRGTTDLMLLRMFLAFPLTFLLVNSVTIVVGVLIMLAQEWTLGLVLLAPALPVMVVCWLFEKRYSRVARQAQDQVGDLTTLVEESVLGIRIIKGFGRHRSQALAFRELSRTLRGTELAKARLLAAIFAAITTLPELAIGAALVLGTVQVADGSLSAGTLVAFLSTALALRWPVESIGFLLAMSQEAATATERYFEVMDAEPEADTAPASGAAPTAGGTRTSGAGAGLRFEGVRFRYPDAGSDSVPVLDSIDLHIRPGETMALVGGTGSGKTTLTALVPRLHEVTAGRITLDGVDIAEMPREELRALVAVAFEEPTLFSAGVGENVLMGAPDTAGEAELARALAVAQADFVHALPQGTDTQVGEQGLSLSGGQRQRLALARAVVGSPRFLVLDDPLSALDVHTEALVEAALRRVLAGTTALVVAHRPSTVLLADRVALLSGGRVTAVGTHHELLRTSAEYAWLMSGRTRTSEEENR from the coding sequence ATGCCCACCACACCTGCGCCCGCCGAGGGAACCGATGAGACCCGGCCCGCCGAGAGCCGTTCCGCCGTACGCAGCCTGCTGCGGCTGTGGCCGTATGTGAAGCCCGTGCGCGGGCGGTTGGCCGTCGCGGCCGTCGTCGCGGTGGTCGCCTCCTGTACGGGTCTGGTGATCCCGCTCGTCCTGAAGTGGATCGTGGACGGGCCGGTGGCCGACCGGAGCACGGGCGGGGTGTGGCTCGGGGCGCTGTACCTGCTGCTGCTCGGGGTCGCGGAGGCGGTGCTGTTCGGACTCCGGCGGTGGCTGGTGGCCCGGCCGCTCGCCGGGGTCGAGGCGTCGATGCGGGCCGATCTGTACCGGCATCTGCAGCGGCTGCCCATCGCGTTCCACGACCGCTGGCCGTCGGGACAGCTGCTGTCGCGGGGGACGACGGATCTGATGCTGCTGCGGATGTTCCTCGCGTTCCCGCTGACGTTCCTGCTGGTCAACTCGGTGACGATCGTCGTGGGCGTGCTGATCATGCTGGCCCAGGAGTGGACGCTGGGCCTGGTCCTGCTCGCGCCGGCCCTCCCGGTGATGGTCGTCTGCTGGCTCTTCGAGAAGCGGTACTCGCGGGTGGCGCGGCAGGCGCAGGACCAGGTCGGTGATCTGACGACGCTCGTCGAGGAGAGCGTGCTGGGGATCCGGATCATCAAGGGGTTCGGCCGTCACCGCAGCCAGGCGCTCGCCTTCCGGGAGCTCTCCCGGACCCTGCGCGGCACGGAGCTGGCGAAGGCGCGGCTGCTCGCCGCCATCTTCGCCGCGATCACGACGCTGCCCGAACTCGCCATCGGCGCGGCCCTGGTGCTCGGCACGGTGCAGGTGGCCGACGGCTCCCTGTCGGCCGGCACGCTGGTCGCGTTCCTCTCCACGGCCCTCGCCCTGCGCTGGCCCGTGGAGTCGATCGGCTTCCTGCTCGCGATGAGCCAGGAGGCGGCGACGGCCACGGAACGCTACTTCGAGGTCATGGACGCCGAGCCGGAGGCGGACACCGCGCCGGCGTCCGGGGCGGCACCGACGGCCGGGGGGACACGGACGTCCGGGGCGGGGGCCGGGCTCCGGTTCGAGGGAGTGCGGTTCCGGTATCCCGATGCCGGGAGCGACAGCGTTCCCGTGCTCGACAGCATCGACCTGCACATACGGCCCGGCGAGACCATGGCCCTGGTGGGCGGGACGGGGTCCGGGAAGACGACGCTCACCGCGCTCGTGCCCCGGCTGCACGAGGTCACCGCGGGCCGGATCACGCTGGACGGCGTGGACATCGCCGAGATGCCCAGGGAGGAACTGCGCGCCCTCGTGGCCGTCGCCTTCGAGGAGCCCACCCTCTTCTCGGCGGGGGTGGGAGAGAACGTCCTGATGGGGGCGCCGGACACCGCGGGCGAGGCCGAGCTGGCCCGCGCCCTGGCCGTCGCGCAGGCCGACTTCGTCCACGCGCTGCCCCAGGGGACGGACACCCAGGTCGGCGAGCAGGGCCTGAGTCTCTCCGGCGGCCAGCGCCAGCGTCTCGCCCTGGCCAGGGCGGTCGTCGGCAGCCCCCGCTTCCTCGTGCTGGACGATCCGCTGTCCGCCCTGGACGTCCACACGGAGGCCCTGGTTGAAGCGGCCCTGCGGCGCGTCCTCGCCGGGACGACCGCCCTGGTCGTGGCCCACCGCCCGTCCACGGTCCTGCTCGCCGACCGTGTCGCCCTGCTCTCCGGCGGGCGTGTCACCGCCGTGGGCACCCACCACGAACTGCTGCGGACGAGCGCGGAGTACGCCTGGCTGATGTCGGGAAGGACTCGGACGAGCGAGGAGGAGAACCGATGA
- a CDS encoding L,D-transpeptidase has product MMHAQTRAGRAGAALAAVLTWVGLLASAAGCTSHGVDEMLGKPRSPEEAIRVSPDDGSKGVRPEKGLRVRVPAGRLESVKAVKSQDAQEFPVPGSIGEDGTTWRPDDPKLALAAKYTVDAVALDAHGRRVARHVAFTTYVPDERFIGYVMPENRSTVGTGMIVSLEFNREIGNRAAVERAIRVTSVPKTEIAPHWFGDDRLDFRPETYWKPGTKVTVDLRLRDVEAAPGVYGLQYKTFSFTVGRDQTSLVDAAAHTMRVSRDGELLSTVPITAGAPGNTTYNGKMVITEMLEVTRMNGATVGFKRADGKGEYDIPDVPHAVRLTSSGTFLHGNYWAEGVFGTANVSHGCVGLRDVKGGSSATPAGWFFDRSLIGDVVEVVRSNDKKVAPDNGLGGWNMGWKAWKAGSAVK; this is encoded by the coding sequence GTGATGCACGCACAGACGCGCGCGGGGCGCGCAGGGGCCGCGCTGGCCGCCGTACTGACATGGGTGGGCCTGCTGGCCTCGGCCGCGGGATGCACCTCGCACGGGGTGGACGAGATGCTCGGCAAACCCCGCTCGCCGGAGGAGGCGATCCGGGTCTCGCCGGACGACGGCAGCAAGGGCGTACGGCCCGAGAAGGGCCTGCGGGTACGCGTGCCGGCCGGGCGCCTGGAGTCCGTGAAAGCCGTGAAGTCCCAGGACGCGCAGGAGTTCCCGGTGCCCGGCTCGATCGGCGAGGACGGCACGACCTGGCGGCCCGACGACCCGAAGCTCGCGCTGGCCGCCAAGTACACGGTCGACGCGGTCGCGCTCGACGCCCACGGCCGGCGGGTGGCCCGGCACGTGGCCTTCACGACGTACGTCCCCGACGAGCGGTTCATCGGATACGTCATGCCGGAGAACCGCTCGACGGTCGGCACCGGCATGATCGTGTCCCTGGAGTTCAACCGGGAGATCGGGAACCGGGCGGCGGTCGAGCGCGCGATCCGCGTGACCTCCGTACCGAAGACGGAGATCGCCCCGCACTGGTTCGGTGATGACCGCCTCGACTTCCGGCCCGAGACCTACTGGAAGCCCGGCACCAAGGTCACCGTCGACCTGCGGCTGCGGGACGTCGAGGCGGCCCCCGGCGTGTACGGGCTGCAGTACAAGACCTTCTCCTTCACGGTCGGCCGCGACCAGACCAGCCTCGTCGACGCCGCCGCCCACACCATGCGGGTGAGCCGCGACGGCGAACTCCTGTCCACGGTGCCGATCACCGCGGGGGCGCCGGGGAACACCACGTACAACGGGAAGATGGTGATCACCGAGATGCTGGAGGTGACCCGGATGAACGGGGCCACCGTCGGCTTCAAACGGGCCGACGGCAAGGGCGAGTACGACATCCCGGACGTCCCGCACGCCGTGCGCCTCACCTCCTCCGGCACCTTCCTGCACGGCAACTACTGGGCCGAGGGTGTGTTCGGCACGGCCAATGTCAGCCACGGCTGCGTGGGACTGCGCGATGTGAAGGGCGGCAGCTCCGCGACCCCGGCGGGCTGGTTCTTCGACCGCAGCCTCATCGGTGACGTCGTCGAGGTCGTCCGCAGCAATGACAAGAAGGTCGCTCCCGACAACGGCCTCGGTGGGTGGAACATGGGCTGGAAAGCCTGGAAAGCGGGCTCCGCGGTGAAGTAG
- a CDS encoding ABC transporter ATP-binding protein — translation MTAPTTTAPADGGTARPTAPPPQEGDPFDRDALPAPPRATATLLRSLLAPMRGRVVLAAVLLLLQQAAVQAGPMLVAYAIDRAVPAFRADDHGPLIAVAVAYALCSVAAGALQWGFVLTSARVNQDVLLDLRGRIFRHAQALSVDFHERYTSGRLISRSTTDVESLRELLSEGLQELITVILSFVYISTMLLWLDLGLGAVAVASFIPLYLLIRLYRHRAGRIFAVRSTAIAAVIVKFAETMNGIRPVRAFRREAVNDSAFHALNSRHERVNGDAILEMARYVIGSRLVANTAVAGIVLWGAYRVASGSLALGVLAAAVLYLRRLYDPIDRLGMFLNSYQSAAASMEKIAGLLAQVPSVPEPSQPRELPARVSELPGREVVFEDVRFAYRTGGEVLPTFSLTLPAGQTVAVVGSTGAGKSTLAKLLARFYDPTTGRVLLDGVDLRHLSVPELRRGVVMVTQEAFLFSGTVAENIAIGRPDASREDIERAAKAIGAHDFISSLPDGYDTDVRKRGGRISAGQRQLVAFARALLADPAVLILDEATSSLDVPGERAVQRAMHTVLRGRTAVVIAHRLSTVEIADRVLVMEHGRIVEDGSPDRLVTDTGRFADLHRAWRDSLVQEHAE, via the coding sequence ATGACGGCGCCCACCACCACCGCGCCGGCAGACGGCGGCACGGCACGGCCGACGGCGCCGCCGCCCCAGGAGGGCGATCCCTTCGACCGGGACGCCCTGCCCGCTCCCCCGCGCGCCACGGCCACCCTCCTGCGTTCCCTGCTCGCGCCCATGAGGGGCCGCGTCGTCCTCGCGGCGGTCCTCCTGCTGCTCCAGCAGGCGGCGGTGCAGGCGGGCCCGATGCTCGTGGCGTACGCGATCGACCGTGCCGTACCGGCCTTCCGCGCCGACGACCACGGCCCGCTGATCGCGGTGGCGGTCGCCTACGCGCTGTGTTCGGTGGCGGCGGGCGCCCTGCAGTGGGGCTTCGTCCTGACCTCGGCCCGTGTCAACCAGGACGTCCTGCTGGACCTGCGCGGCCGGATCTTCCGGCACGCGCAGGCGCTCAGCGTCGACTTCCACGAGCGCTACACCTCGGGCCGGCTCATCTCCCGTTCCACGACGGACGTCGAGTCGCTGCGCGAACTGCTCAGCGAGGGGCTCCAGGAGCTCATCACCGTCATCCTGTCGTTCGTCTACATCTCCACGATGCTGCTCTGGCTCGACCTCGGCCTCGGCGCGGTCGCCGTCGCGTCGTTCATCCCGCTGTACCTCCTCATCCGGCTCTACCGGCACCGCGCCGGGCGGATCTTCGCCGTCCGCTCGACCGCCATCGCCGCGGTCATCGTGAAGTTCGCGGAGACGATGAACGGCATCAGGCCGGTGCGCGCCTTCCGCCGCGAGGCCGTCAACGACTCGGCGTTCCACGCGCTCAACAGCCGCCACGAGCGCGTCAACGGCGACGCCATCCTGGAGATGGCCCGCTATGTCATCGGCTCCCGCCTGGTCGCCAACACGGCGGTCGCGGGCATCGTGCTGTGGGGCGCGTACCGGGTGGCGTCCGGGTCGCTCGCGCTGGGCGTGCTGGCCGCCGCGGTGCTCTATCTGCGGCGCCTGTACGACCCGATCGACCGGCTGGGCATGTTCCTCAACTCGTACCAGTCGGCGGCGGCCTCGATGGAGAAGATCGCGGGTCTGCTGGCCCAGGTCCCCTCGGTGCCGGAGCCGTCGCAGCCGCGCGAGCTGCCCGCGCGCGTCTCCGAACTGCCGGGCCGCGAGGTCGTGTTCGAGGACGTGCGGTTCGCGTACCGGACGGGCGGCGAGGTGCTGCCGACCTTCTCGCTGACGCTGCCCGCGGGCCAGACCGTAGCCGTGGTCGGCTCGACGGGCGCGGGCAAGTCGACGCTCGCCAAGCTGCTGGCCCGCTTCTACGACCCCACGACCGGCCGCGTCCTCCTCGACGGCGTGGACCTGCGCCACCTGTCGGTGCCCGAGCTGCGGCGCGGTGTGGTGATGGTGACGCAGGAAGCCTTCCTGTTCTCCGGCACGGTCGCCGAGAACATCGCCATCGGCCGCCCCGACGCCTCGCGCGAGGACATCGAGCGCGCAGCGAAGGCCATCGGCGCCCATGACTTCATCAGCTCCCTGCCGGACGGCTACGACACGGACGTACGCAAGAGGGGCGGGCGCATCTCGGCCGGGCAGCGCCAACTGGTGGCGTTCGCACGGGCGTTGCTGGCCGACCCGGCGGTGCTGATCCTCGACGAGGCGACCAGTTCGCTGGACGTGCCGGGCGAACGGGCCGTGCAGCGGGCCATGCACACGGTCCTGCGCGGCCGGACGGCCGTGGTCATCGCCCACCGGCTCTCGACGGTCGAGATCGCCGACCGGGTCCTCGTCATGGAGCACGGCCGCATCGTCGAGGACGGCAGCCCCGACCGGCTCGTCACGGACACGGGCCGCTTCGCGGACCTGCACCGGGCCTGGCGGGACAGCCTGGTGCAGGAGCACGCCGAGTGA
- a CDS encoding L,D-transpeptidase has translation MNGRPISGASVGARTRNGKGALALVLGVLLLLVTACGGGGDSGSGSGGDKGKDKDSSQADTKVSQAVVTIAPKDGADAVKTSGALKVTAAKGKLTEVKVEDTKGNPVEGEITGGGASWTPAAHLAASTKYKVHAVAKDSEGREAAEESAFTTLTPKNTFVGIFTPEDGSKVGVGMPFSVRFTRGITHPEDIEKAIKIKTEPAVDVEGHWFGNDRLDFRPEKYWKSGTKVTVTLNLDGVEGRPGVYGEQAKTVKFTIGRSQVSTVDVKTKKMTVKRDGKVIKTIPVTTGKAGYETWNGQMVISERLRVTRMNGETVGYGGEYDIKDVPDAMRLSNSGTFIHGNYWGGDAFGNYNASHGCIGLRDQRGGGDRGAPAAWFFDRSIVGDVVIVKNSNDRIIDPDNGLNGWNMSWEKWTA, from the coding sequence TTGAACGGGCGACCGATATCGGGGGCGTCGGTTGGCGCGCGGACACGGAACGGCAAGGGAGCCCTGGCACTTGTGCTGGGGGTGCTGCTGCTTCTCGTGACCGCGTGCGGCGGAGGAGGGGACTCGGGCTCAGGGTCCGGCGGGGACAAGGGCAAGGACAAGGATTCGAGCCAGGCGGACACCAAGGTCTCGCAGGCGGTCGTGACCATCGCGCCGAAGGACGGCGCCGACGCCGTCAAGACCAGCGGCGCGCTGAAGGTGACGGCGGCCAAGGGCAAGCTGACCGAGGTGAAGGTCGAGGACACCAAGGGCAACCCGGTCGAGGGGGAGATCACCGGCGGGGGCGCCAGCTGGACGCCCGCCGCCCATCTCGCCGCCTCGACCAAGTACAAGGTCCACGCCGTGGCGAAGGACTCCGAGGGCCGTGAGGCCGCCGAGGAGTCCGCGTTCACCACGCTGACCCCGAAGAACACGTTCGTCGGGATCTTCACGCCCGAGGACGGTTCCAAGGTCGGCGTCGGAATGCCCTTCTCGGTGCGCTTCACCCGGGGCATCACGCACCCGGAGGACATCGAGAAGGCGATAAAGATCAAGACCGAGCCCGCGGTCGACGTCGAGGGCCACTGGTTCGGCAACGACCGCCTCGACTTCCGCCCGGAGAAGTACTGGAAGTCCGGTACGAAGGTCACCGTCACCCTGAACCTCGACGGCGTCGAGGGCAGGCCCGGTGTCTACGGCGAGCAGGCCAAGACCGTGAAGTTCACGATAGGCCGCAGCCAGGTCTCCACCGTCGACGTCAAGACCAAGAAGATGACCGTCAAGCGCGACGGCAAGGTCATCAAGACCATCCCGGTCACGACGGGCAAGGCGGGTTACGAGACCTGGAACGGCCAGATGGTCATCAGCGAGCGCCTGCGGGTGACCCGTATGAACGGCGAGACGGTCGGCTACGGCGGTGAGTACGACATCAAGGACGTGCCCGACGCGATGCGCCTGTCCAACTCGGGCACGTTCATCCACGGCAACTACTGGGGCGGCGACGCCTTCGGCAACTACAACGCCAGCCACGGCTGCATCGGCCTGCGCGACCAGCGCGGCGGCGGTGACCGGGGAGCCCCGGCCGCGTGGTTCTTCGACCGCTCGATCGTCGGCGACGTGGTGATCGTGAAGAACTCCAACGACCGGATCATCGACCCGGACAACGGCCTCAACGGCTGGAACATGTCATGGGAGAAGTGGACGGCCTGA
- the glgX gene encoding glycogen debranching protein GlgX produces the protein MSSAAEQEAVREPVQEGRALGGGLPAQVAPAVNGTARSAPEVAAWPGAPTPLGARFHTGPDGVPGTNFALWAGGAESVELCLFGSPDDGDDAGGEGGGREVRVPLTELTHEIWHGFVPGVRPGQRYGFRVHGRWDPWTGARWNPAKLLLDPYARAVDGAGRDEFGSLPPEVYGHVRDWPQQHVADTVRDDRDSAPHVPKGVVVHDDTPGDEWADDRRPKTPWADSVIYELHVKGFTKLHPGIPEELRGTYAGLAHPAAIEHLVALGVTAVELLPVHQFAHEDHLLRRGMKNYWGYNSIGYFAPHAGYAASGTNGRQVGEFKHMVRALHAAGIEVILDVVYNHTAEASELGPTLSLRGIDNRGYYRLQDDARRYADYTGCGNTLHVVQPHVLRLITDSLRYWVTEMGVDGFRFDLAAALARSMHDVDMLSPFLAVIAQDPVLRRVKLIAEPWDVGSGGYQVGAFPPLWTEWNDRYRNAVRDFWRGALPDVRDLGYRLSGSSDLYAWGGRRPYASVNFVTAHDGFTLRDMVSYERKHNEANGEGNRDGTDDNRAWNCGTEGETDDARTRALRRRQLRNLLTTLLLSTGVPMLVAGDELGRTQGGNNNAYCQDNEISWLDWSLLDDPGWRALFDLTSRLIALRHAHPVLRRRAFFSGRAHSADGLRDLAWFTAQGTEMTERDWYAPAGTLGMYLSGRDIPGRDARGVPVTDDSFLAVLHAGDRPAGFLLPGPPWARSYEVLVDTSREEQSAAPDVEHRAGATITVPARAVLLLRVVG, from the coding sequence GTGTCGAGCGCAGCCGAGCAGGAGGCAGTGCGGGAGCCGGTGCAGGAGGGGCGCGCCCTCGGCGGAGGGCTGCCCGCACAGGTCGCCCCCGCGGTGAACGGCACGGCGCGTTCGGCACCGGAGGTCGCCGCGTGGCCGGGTGCGCCGACCCCGCTCGGGGCGCGCTTCCATACCGGGCCCGACGGGGTCCCGGGCACCAACTTCGCCCTGTGGGCGGGCGGGGCCGAGTCGGTCGAGCTCTGCCTCTTCGGCTCACCGGACGACGGGGACGACGCGGGCGGCGAGGGCGGCGGCAGGGAGGTCCGGGTGCCGCTGACCGAGCTGACCCATGAGATCTGGCACGGCTTCGTGCCCGGCGTGCGGCCCGGACAGCGGTACGGCTTCCGGGTGCACGGCCGCTGGGACCCGTGGACCGGCGCCCGCTGGAACCCCGCGAAACTGCTCCTGGACCCGTACGCCCGCGCCGTGGACGGTGCCGGGCGCGACGAGTTCGGGAGCCTGCCGCCCGAGGTGTACGGGCATGTGCGCGACTGGCCGCAGCAGCACGTCGCGGACACCGTGCGCGACGACCGGGACTCGGCGCCCCACGTGCCCAAGGGGGTGGTCGTGCACGACGACACACCCGGCGACGAGTGGGCCGACGACCGGCGCCCGAAGACGCCGTGGGCGGACTCCGTCATCTACGAGCTGCACGTCAAGGGCTTCACCAAACTGCACCCGGGGATCCCGGAGGAACTGCGGGGCACGTACGCAGGACTGGCGCACCCCGCGGCGATCGAGCACCTGGTGGCGCTCGGCGTGACGGCCGTGGAGCTGCTGCCGGTGCACCAGTTCGCGCACGAGGACCATCTGCTGCGCCGGGGCATGAAGAACTACTGGGGCTACAACTCGATCGGCTACTTCGCCCCGCACGCGGGATACGCGGCCTCCGGGACCAACGGCCGGCAGGTCGGCGAGTTCAAGCACATGGTCCGCGCGCTGCACGCCGCCGGGATCGAGGTCATCCTCGACGTGGTCTACAACCACACGGCGGAGGCGAGCGAGCTGGGCCCCACGCTGTCGCTGCGCGGGATCGACAACCGCGGCTACTACCGGCTGCAGGACGACGCCCGGCGGTACGCGGACTACACGGGCTGCGGCAACACCCTGCACGTCGTCCAGCCGCACGTGCTGCGGCTGATCACGGACTCGCTGCGCTACTGGGTGACGGAGATGGGCGTCGACGGTTTCCGCTTCGACCTCGCGGCGGCGCTGGCCAGGTCCATGCACGACGTCGACATGCTCTCCCCGTTCCTCGCCGTCATCGCGCAGGACCCGGTGCTGCGCCGCGTGAAACTGATCGCCGAGCCGTGGGACGTCGGCTCCGGCGGCTACCAGGTGGGCGCCTTCCCCCCGCTGTGGACGGAATGGAACGACCGCTACCGCAACGCCGTACGGGACTTCTGGCGGGGCGCGCTGCCGGACGTGCGGGACCTCGGGTACCGGCTCTCGGGCTCCAGCGACCTGTACGCATGGGGCGGGCGGCGGCCGTACGCCTCGGTGAACTTCGTGACCGCCCACGACGGTTTCACCCTGCGGGACATGGTGTCGTACGAGCGCAAGCACAACGAGGCCAACGGCGAGGGGAACCGGGACGGCACGGACGACAACCGGGCGTGGAACTGCGGCACCGAGGGCGAGACCGACGACGCCCGGACACGCGCTCTGCGGCGCCGCCAGCTCCGTAACCTCCTGACCACGCTGCTGCTCTCCACCGGTGTCCCGATGCTGGTCGCGGGCGACGAACTGGGGCGCACGCAGGGCGGCAACAACAACGCGTACTGCCAGGACAACGAGATCAGCTGGCTCGACTGGAGCCTGCTGGACGACCCCGGCTGGCGGGCCCTGTTCGACCTGACCTCGCGGCTGATCGCGCTGCGCCACGCGCATCCGGTGCTGCGGCGGCGCGCGTTCTTCTCCGGGCGGGCGCACTCGGCGGACGGGCTGCGGGACCTGGCGTGGTTCACCGCGCAGGGCACGGAGATGACGGAACGGGACTGGTACGCGCCCGCCGGCACGCTGGGCATGTACCTGTCCGGGCGGGACATCCCGGGCCGGGACGCGCGGGGCGTGCCCGTGACGGACGACAGCTTCCTCGCGGTGCTGCACGCGGGGGACAGACCCGCGGGCTTCCTGCTGCCGGGGCCACCGTGGGCCCGCTCGTACGAGGTCCTCGTCGACACCTCGCGGGAGGAGCAGTCGGCCGCGCCGGACGTGGAGCACCGGGCGGGCGCGACGATCACCGTGCCGGCGCGGGCGGTGCTGCTGCTGCGGGTGGTGGGCTGA
- a CDS encoding ABC transporter transmembrane domain-containing protein: MERILRRRTDRLERFAYEDPGVPDLRGGGRYLWWLVTRQPGRSVAGAVLATVWLVLMALTPYLLARAIDDGLEPGDLAALACWCAALLGLGVFNAVVGVLRHRTMTKVRMDANFRTVKLVVGQATRLGAGLSRQTGTGEVVTIGVGDVLTISGALTVVGPGVGSVAAYVVVAGLLLSVSPPLAAVVLVGIPVIVVLIGPLMGRLRGAETEYRELQGTLTARIGDLAGGLRVLNGLGGKRLFADAFRRDSRLLRDQGYRVGAVTSWLQALGVGLPTVFLAVVTWLAARLAAQGSLTVGELVSVYGYAAVLVGPVAFFVECGQQISRGVVAARRVVRFLALEPLIADGSPAGPAKDSPAGPAENSAAGPAENSSAAPAARPPLDAPAEPSVLHDPRSGVRVVPGALTALVGARPAESAAVVDRLGRYVESAATWGGVRLDAIALPRIRERVLVADNEADLFAGTLRELLAGRLDPHGPSGADDAAVGRAVRAAVADDIVLGLPDGLDSAVDAQGRSLSGGQRQRVRLARALLADPEVLLAVEPTSALDAHTEAAVAARLRAARAGRTTLVTSTSPLVLDHVDTVYYLVDGEVAAVGGHRELLASEPGYRALVARDADPDGGEAGNTGGWDAQETQDAQEAQEAGGTGRAAAAEKAVR, encoded by the coding sequence CTGGAAAGGATCCTCCGGCGACGGACGGACCGTCTGGAGCGCTTCGCGTACGAGGATCCCGGCGTGCCCGATCTCCGTGGCGGCGGCCGGTATCTGTGGTGGCTGGTCACCCGGCAGCCGGGGCGGTCGGTGGCGGGTGCGGTGCTGGCCACCGTCTGGCTGGTGCTCATGGCACTGACGCCGTATCTGCTGGCCCGGGCGATCGACGACGGTCTTGAGCCGGGCGACCTGGCGGCGCTGGCCTGCTGGTGCGCCGCGCTGCTGGGCCTCGGGGTGTTCAACGCCGTGGTGGGCGTGCTGCGCCACCGCACGATGACCAAGGTCCGGATGGACGCCAACTTCCGTACGGTGAAGCTCGTGGTCGGGCAGGCGACCCGGCTGGGCGCCGGGCTGTCCCGGCAGACGGGGACCGGCGAGGTCGTCACGATCGGCGTCGGCGACGTGCTGACGATCAGCGGGGCCCTGACCGTGGTGGGGCCCGGCGTCGGCTCGGTCGCCGCCTATGTCGTCGTGGCCGGGCTGCTGCTGTCCGTCTCGCCGCCGCTGGCCGCGGTGGTCCTGGTCGGCATCCCGGTGATCGTCGTCCTCATCGGCCCCCTGATGGGGCGGCTGCGGGGCGCGGAGACGGAGTACCGCGAGCTGCAGGGCACGCTGACCGCGCGGATCGGGGACCTCGCGGGCGGGCTGCGGGTCCTCAACGGCCTCGGCGGGAAAAGGCTGTTCGCCGACGCCTTCCGCCGGGACTCGCGGTTGCTGCGGGACCAGGGGTACCGGGTCGGGGCGGTGACCAGTTGGCTCCAGGCGCTCGGGGTGGGGCTGCCGACGGTGTTCCTGGCCGTGGTGACCTGGCTGGCGGCCCGGTTGGCGGCCCAGGGCTCGCTCACCGTCGGCGAGTTGGTCTCCGTGTACGGCTATGCCGCGGTCCTGGTGGGCCCGGTGGCGTTCTTCGTCGAGTGCGGCCAGCAGATCAGCCGGGGCGTGGTGGCCGCCCGGCGCGTCGTACGCTTCCTGGCCCTGGAGCCCCTGATCGCGGACGGCTCCCCCGCGGGCCCGGCGAAGGACTCCCCGGCGGGTCCGGCCGAGAACTCTGCTGCGGGTCCGGCTGAGAACTCCTCCGCGGCCCCCGCCGCCCGTCCCCCGCTGGACGCCCCGGCCGAGCCCTCGGTGCTGCACGATCCGCGGTCCGGGGTCCGCGTGGTGCCGGGCGCGCTGACCGCGCTGGTCGGCGCCCGGCCGGCCGAGTCCGCCGCCGTGGTCGACCGGCTGGGCCGGTACGTGGAGTCGGCCGCCACCTGGGGCGGCGTCCGGCTCGACGCGATCGCCCTGCCGCGGATACGCGAGCGCGTCCTGGTCGCCGACAACGAGGCCGACCTGTTCGCGGGCACCCTGCGCGAGCTGCTGGCCGGCCGCCTCGACCCGCACGGTCCGAGCGGCGCGGACGACGCGGCCGTCGGCAGGGCCGTACGCGCGGCCGTCGCGGACGACATCGTGCTCGGGCTGCCCGACGGGCTCGACTCGGCCGTGGACGCGCAGGGCCGCAGCCTCTCCGGAGGCCAGCGGCAGCGCGTACGCCTCGCGCGGGCCCTGCTCGCCGACCCCGAGGTGCTGCTCGCGGTCGAGCCCACCTCGGCGCTCGACGCGCACACCGAGGCCGCGGTCGCCGCCCGGCTGCGTGCGGCGCGCGCCGGCCGCACGACGCTCGTCACCAGCACCTCGCCGCTGGTGCTCGACCACGTGGACACCGTGTACTACCTGGTCGACGGCGAGGTCGCGGCCGTCGGCGGACACCGCGAACTCCTGGCGAGCGAACCGGGATACCGGGCGCTGGTGGCCCGCGACGCGGACCCGGACGGCGGGGAGGCCGGGAACACCGGCGGGTGGGACGCGCAAGAGACACAAGACGCACAAGAGGCGCAGGAGGCCGGCGGGACGGGAAGGGCGGCAGCTGCGGAAAAGGCCGTGCGGTGA